In Haloplanus rubicundus, one DNA window encodes the following:
- a CDS encoding DUF7553 family protein: MRTLREVNRQLLKAIEAPPDTGEEERLDRLAASFWARTRHEEYPLDPGSLCRLRYKLRRIAERTHEERAHHLWRARELLDEYAAEHPPRRQT, encoded by the coding sequence ATGCGCACGCTCCGCGAGGTGAACAGACAGCTTCTGAAGGCGATCGAGGCCCCACCGGACACGGGCGAAGAGGAGCGACTGGATCGGCTCGCGGCGAGTTTCTGGGCCCGGACGCGTCACGAGGAGTATCCGCTCGATCCGGGGAGCCTCTGTCGCCTGCGGTACAAGCTCCGACGCATCGCCGAACGGACACACGAGGAGCGGGCACACCACCTGTGGCGCGCTCGGGAGTTGCTCGACGAATACGCGGCAGAACACCCGCCACGACGGCAGACGTAG
- a CDS encoding METTL5 family protein: MTATKAGLAGQLAVVAGFENPQAALEQYPTPPELAAHVVHIADLNGDVEGRTVVDLGAGTGMFTLGAALRGPKQAVGVEIDRDALEIARENRRRVGTRTEIHWIQADATQAPLCPDGPTTVVMNPPFGAQDGNEHADRAFLATAADVADVSYSVHNAGSREFVEAFAADNGGEVTHAFAAEFDLDRQFDHHAADRREIDTEVFRIVWS, translated from the coding sequence ATGACGGCGACCAAGGCCGGACTCGCCGGGCAGTTGGCGGTGGTCGCCGGCTTCGAGAACCCGCAGGCCGCTCTCGAACAGTATCCGACGCCGCCGGAGTTGGCGGCGCACGTCGTCCACATCGCCGACCTGAACGGTGACGTGGAGGGACGGACCGTCGTCGACCTGGGCGCGGGGACGGGGATGTTCACGCTTGGCGCGGCGCTGCGCGGGCCGAAGCAGGCGGTCGGTGTCGAAATCGACCGCGACGCCCTCGAAATCGCCCGCGAGAACCGGCGACGGGTGGGCACCCGAACGGAAATTCACTGGATACAGGCCGACGCGACGCAGGCCCCCCTGTGTCCCGACGGCCCCACGACGGTCGTGATGAACCCGCCCTTCGGCGCCCAGGACGGCAACGAACACGCCGACCGCGCCTTTCTCGCCACCGCCGCCGACGTGGCGGACGTGTCCTACTCCGTCCACAACGCCGGGAGCCGGGAGTTCGTCGAGGCCTTCGCCGCCGACAACGGCGGCGAGGTGACACACGCCTTCGCCGCGGAGTTCGACCTCGACCGGCAGTTCGACCACCACGCCGCCGACCGGCGGGAGATCGACACCGAGGTCTTCCGGATCGTGTGGTCGTAG
- a CDS encoding LamG domain-containing protein: MDDDDTLDITRRTALAALGSVGIASAGAGLGTSAFFSDAETFANNQLTAGTLDMTVGWTETYSDWSADEGDGVSVRMYDGAERIGDATDLQEGETGLPADDAWLIAVDDPTQFMANAREEGVAMAESPCDGLNVPEGLANQGDDRPVVDIEDVKPGDFGMVSFEFALCDNPGYVWLNAGASASSENGVTEPERDDPTEDAATVELLDGTLALLWVDDGDGTLAATEPTVLVDSLRNVLATLGTGVGVDLAGNLAAEAGGGTGRNCFSGTDGGDTATTHSVAFAWAVPPGTANALQSDGVTFDLGFYTEQCRRNDGVGLTTGLLGHYPLDGTADDASGNDYDGTVVGDVAFVPGPSGKAATFDVPGRDGYVAIPDFPTDPVGTGLTITAWIRTVDPAEVGQRIFAADENDAGGYALSLGDPGPGAVRFYSRAKDTISLDTPTGVVDADTWHHVAGVYDDAAETRRLYVDGRLEATLPSDTGPWGTDAGPTTIGGETDASDESDRRFRGRIHDVHVYARPLAASEVGALYDEG; the protein is encoded by the coding sequence ATGGACGACGACGACACACTCGACATCACGAGACGGACGGCCCTCGCCGCGCTGGGCAGCGTCGGTATCGCGTCGGCGGGCGCGGGACTCGGGACGAGCGCGTTCTTCAGCGACGCGGAGACGTTCGCGAACAATCAACTCACCGCGGGGACCCTCGATATGACCGTCGGCTGGACCGAAACGTACTCCGACTGGTCGGCCGACGAGGGGGACGGCGTCTCGGTTCGCATGTACGACGGAGCGGAGCGGATCGGTGACGCGACCGACCTCCAAGAGGGCGAAACCGGCCTCCCGGCCGACGACGCGTGGTTGATCGCCGTCGACGACCCGACCCAGTTCATGGCCAACGCACGGGAGGAAGGCGTCGCCATGGCGGAGTCCCCGTGCGACGGCCTGAACGTGCCCGAGGGGCTGGCGAATCAGGGCGACGACCGCCCAGTCGTCGACATCGAGGACGTGAAACCCGGCGACTTCGGGATGGTCTCCTTCGAGTTCGCCCTCTGTGACAACCCCGGCTACGTCTGGCTGAACGCCGGCGCGAGCGCCAGCAGTGAGAACGGCGTCACCGAACCGGAGCGTGACGACCCGACAGAGGACGCGGCGACGGTGGAGTTGCTGGACGGGACGCTAGCGCTCCTCTGGGTCGACGACGGGGACGGGACGCTTGCGGCGACCGAGCCGACGGTGCTGGTCGATTCGCTCCGCAACGTCCTCGCGACGCTCGGGACGGGCGTCGGCGTCGACCTCGCCGGCAACCTCGCGGCCGAGGCGGGCGGCGGCACCGGCCGAAACTGCTTCTCGGGGACCGACGGGGGCGACACCGCGACCACCCACTCCGTCGCCTTCGCGTGGGCTGTCCCCCCGGGAACCGCGAACGCCCTCCAGAGCGACGGCGTCACGTTCGATCTGGGCTTTTACACCGAGCAGTGCCGGCGCAACGACGGCGTGGGACTGACGACGGGGCTTCTCGGGCACTACCCGCTCGACGGCACCGCCGACGACGCGAGCGGCAACGACTACGACGGGACAGTCGTCGGGGACGTGGCCTTCGTTCCCGGCCCCAGCGGGAAGGCGGCGACGTTCGACGTGCCCGGCAGGGACGGCTACGTCGCTATCCCCGACTTCCCGACCGATCCGGTCGGGACCGGCCTGACGATCACCGCGTGGATCAGGACGGTCGATCCCGCCGAAGTCGGACAGCGAATCTTCGCCGCCGACGAGAACGACGCGGGGGGCTACGCCCTGTCGCTCGGCGACCCGGGACCCGGCGCGGTGCGGTTCTACAGCCGTGCCAAGGACACGATCAGCCTCGATACGCCCACCGGCGTCGTCGACGCCGACACCTGGCACCACGTCGCCGGTGTCTACGACGACGCGGCCGAGACGCGGCGACTCTACGTCGACGGGCGTCTCGAAGCGACGCTCCCGTCCGACACCGGCCCGTGGGGGACCGACGCCGGCCCCACGACCATCGGTGGCGAAACCGACGCGAGCGACGAGTCGGACCGTCGGTTCCGTGGCCGGATTCACGACGTGCACGTCTACGCCCGTCCTCTCGCGGCGAGCGAGGTCGGTGCGCTGTACGACGAGGGGTGA
- a CDS encoding thermonuclease family protein, with amino-acid sequence MRRRDAALVLCCVLAVSAGCLGVEVDTAPSTATPTPGSETTVRVTDVVDGDTIDVRFPDGSTDTVRLLGVDTPEVHVENDPAEFEGVPDTEAGRSCLRRHGERASTFAVDRLADRRVTLQFDAAAGRRGGYDRLLAYVVVDGASFNAALLERGHARLYDSSFRERDRYTALEREARDAGRGVWDCAS; translated from the coding sequence GTGCGCCGACGCGACGCCGCCCTCGTCCTGTGCTGTGTTCTCGCCGTGAGCGCCGGCTGTCTCGGGGTCGAGGTGGACACCGCGCCGTCGACGGCGACGCCGACGCCGGGGTCCGAAACGACCGTCCGCGTGACCGACGTCGTCGACGGCGACACGATTGACGTGCGCTTCCCCGACGGCTCGACGGACACGGTGCGACTCCTCGGCGTCGACACGCCGGAGGTCCACGTCGAGAACGACCCCGCGGAGTTCGAGGGAGTGCCCGACACCGAGGCGGGGCGGTCGTGTCTGCGCCGCCACGGGGAGCGGGCGAGCACGTTCGCCGTCGACCGACTCGCCGACCGCCGCGTGACCCTCCAGTTCGACGCCGCGGCCGGACGGCGCGGCGGCTACGACCGCCTCCTCGCGTACGTCGTCGTCGACGGAGCGTCGTTCAACGCCGCCCTCCTCGAACGCGGCCACGCTCGGCTCTACGACTCGTCGTTCCGGGAACGCGACCGCTACACGGCGCTGGAACGGGAGGCGCGCGACGCGGGACGTGGCGTCTGGGACTGTGCCTCGTGA
- a CDS encoding arginine--tRNA ligase, translated as MLSSTRRGLVDGLRVAVGEAGYDRDVAPSDIELEAFDDEEKGEFSSAISFAIGAAAGENPMEVAHTIADAHRDHGLPEGVARVTVENGHINYHLDATAMARLTLGEIDAEGATYGARERADPDRIVADVSSPNIAKPLHVGHLRNTILSDALMNVLEERGHDVTRDNHLGDWGTQFGNLLHEYVEFGDEAAFEDDPIAHLLELYQQFEQRDGMLEDVADFGALTEEFEDAIAAERAYHTDDGKAWFARLEEGDAEAVDLWEGFREASIERFEAIYAELGVDFDLWLGESFYAREGWNDVVIEKALENDVAMRGPDDSVFIPIYDDDYDDAGDPDRADVDPSLDRAREMLAEAGSVEEADFDAFYIVKSDGSTVYGTRDLATIEYRIREFDADQSVYVVASEQNRYFQQLFVAARKMGYVDIHLEHIDYGMISLPEGSMSTRGGQIVTVREVLDAAQERARDIVREKGRNVAEDEIDAIARKIALATVKYGMVGANRGKDITFDIDEAVSLEGDTGPYVQYATTRAYSILDAAEGVPAVDDVDPTAFNDTDYDLIYHLGRYPLVLDRCEERYDAAPLAHYLLELAHVFNSFYHKNRVLDAETAAEERLVLTDATAQVFENGLGLLGIETLAEM; from the coding sequence ATGCTCTCATCTACGAGACGCGGGCTCGTCGATGGCCTCCGCGTCGCCGTCGGCGAGGCGGGCTACGACCGCGACGTGGCGCCGTCGGATATCGAACTGGAGGCCTTCGACGACGAGGAGAAAGGCGAGTTCTCGTCCGCCATCTCGTTCGCTATCGGCGCTGCTGCCGGCGAGAACCCGATGGAAGTCGCCCACACGATCGCCGACGCCCACCGCGACCACGGTCTCCCGGAGGGCGTCGCGCGCGTCACCGTCGAGAACGGCCACATCAACTACCACCTCGACGCGACGGCGATGGCCCGGCTGACGCTCGGCGAAATCGACGCCGAGGGGGCGACGTACGGCGCCCGCGAGCGGGCCGATCCCGACCGAATCGTCGCGGACGTCTCCTCGCCCAACATCGCCAAACCCCTCCACGTCGGCCACCTCCGGAACACCATCCTCAGCGACGCGCTCATGAACGTCTTGGAGGAGCGGGGTCACGACGTGACCCGCGACAACCACCTCGGCGACTGGGGGACGCAGTTCGGAAACCTCCTCCACGAGTACGTCGAGTTCGGCGACGAGGCGGCCTTCGAGGACGACCCCATCGCCCACCTGCTCGAACTCTATCAGCAGTTCGAGCAGCGGGACGGGATGCTCGAGGACGTGGCCGACTTCGGTGCGCTGACCGAGGAGTTCGAGGACGCCATCGCCGCGGAGCGGGCGTACCACACCGACGACGGCAAGGCGTGGTTCGCACGTCTCGAGGAGGGCGACGCGGAGGCGGTCGACCTCTGGGAGGGGTTCCGCGAGGCGAGCATCGAGCGCTTCGAAGCCATCTACGCCGAACTCGGCGTCGATTTCGACCTCTGGTTGGGGGAGAGCTTCTACGCCCGCGAGGGGTGGAACGACGTGGTCATCGAGAAGGCCCTCGAGAACGACGTGGCGATGCGCGGTCCCGACGACTCCGTCTTCATCCCCATCTACGACGACGACTACGACGACGCCGGCGACCCGGACCGAGCCGACGTGGATCCGTCGCTCGACCGCGCCCGCGAGATGCTGGCGGAGGCCGGAAGCGTCGAGGAGGCCGACTTCGACGCCTTCTACATCGTCAAGTCGGACGGCTCGACGGTCTACGGCACCCGCGACCTGGCGACCATCGAATACCGGATTCGGGAGTTCGACGCCGACCAGTCGGTGTACGTCGTCGCGAGCGAGCAGAACCGCTACTTCCAGCAGCTGTTCGTCGCGGCGCGGAAGATGGGCTACGTCGACATCCACCTCGAACACATCGACTACGGGATGATCAGCCTGCCAGAGGGGAGCATGTCGACCCGGGGCGGACAGATCGTCACGGTGCGGGAGGTGCTCGACGCCGCTCAGGAGCGCGCCCGCGACATCGTCCGTGAGAAGGGCCGCAACGTCGCCGAGGACGAAATCGACGCCATCGCTCGGAAGATTGCCCTCGCGACGGTCAAGTACGGCATGGTCGGCGCGAACCGAGGCAAGGACATCACCTTCGACATCGACGAGGCGGTCTCGCTGGAGGGCGACACGGGCCCGTACGTCCAGTACGCGACGACCCGTGCGTACAGCATCCTCGACGCCGCCGAGGGCGTCCCGGCCGTCGACGACGTGGACCCGACGGCGTTCAACGACACGGACTACGACCTGATCTACCACCTCGGTCGCTACCCGCTCGTTCTCGACCGGTGTGAGGAGCGCTACGACGCCGCGCCGCTCGCCCACTACCTCCTCGAACTCGCGCACGTCTTCAACTCCTTCTACCACAAGAATCGGGTGCTCGACGCCGAGACGGCGGCCGAGGAGCGACTCGTCCTCACCGACGCCACGGCGCAGGTGTTCGAGAACGGTCTCGGCCTGCTGGGTATCGAGACGCTGGCCGAGATGTAA